The Hymenobacter oligotrophus genome has a window encoding:
- a CDS encoding class I SAM-dependent methyltransferase — protein MNVQQAYNAWSGSYDTVENKTRDLEARAIRATVPGARVANALELGCGTGKNTEWLAGVAQQLTAVDFSAEMMQQARQKLPLPHITFRQANITEPWHFAADAAFDLISCSLILEHIADLGPVFAEAQRVLRPGGLFYVGELHPVKQYTGSKARFDTGAGQVFELECYVHHVSDFTEAARQHGLRCQRLQEWFDADDRSTPPRIVSFLFEKAG, from the coding sequence ATGAACGTTCAGCAAGCCTACAACGCCTGGTCGGGCAGCTACGACACCGTCGAAAACAAAACCCGCGACTTAGAAGCCCGCGCCATTCGGGCCACGGTGCCCGGTGCGCGGGTAGCCAATGCGCTGGAGCTGGGCTGCGGCACCGGCAAAAACACCGAGTGGCTAGCCGGCGTGGCCCAGCAGCTCACCGCCGTCGATTTTTCGGCCGAGATGATGCAGCAGGCCCGGCAAAAGCTGCCGCTGCCGCACATCACGTTTCGGCAGGCCAACATTACCGAGCCCTGGCACTTCGCCGCCGATGCTGCCTTCGACCTCATCAGCTGCAGCCTCATCCTGGAGCACATTGCCGACCTAGGGCCCGTGTTTGCCGAGGCGCAGCGCGTGCTGCGGCCGGGCGGCTTGTTTTACGTGGGCGAGTTGCACCCCGTCAAGCAGTACACCGGCAGCAAAGCCCGCTTCGATACCGGCGCGGGCCAGGTATTCGAGCTGGAGTGCTACGTGCACCACGTTTCCGATTTCACCGAAGCGGCCCGCCAACACGGTTTGCGCTGCCAGCGCCTGCAAGAGTGGTTCGATGCCGACGACCGCAGCACGCCGCCGCGCATTGTATCGTTTTTGTTTGAAAAAGCGGGCTAG
- a CDS encoding proline iminopeptidase-family hydrolase, with the protein MKHCLTLLLLLLALPFARAQAPVADSSYAAKMRAPGVQMVTIDGKYKVWTQRVGQGKIKLLVLHGGPGNTHEYFENFPEHLANEGVELYYYDQLNSYHSDKTPDKDVWQIARFVEEVEQVRQALGLESFYLLGHSWGGMLALEYASKYPQHLKGLITSNIGYKATVFNKHRYSQYADIIRRNAAKEGKTIAGLDTMGLVALSPYITPAVTKEFRSLHMMRLPQEPPTFTRSQAHITRTYAGYFMPYMLAWDFSQRLASIKPPTLVIGSKHDFVPVADIEFMQRRIPNSQRYICPEGSHYAMWDDPKHYFPALIKFLRKTERKG; encoded by the coding sequence TTGAAGCACTGCCTAACCCTGCTCCTGCTGCTGCTTGCCCTGCCCTTTGCCCGGGCGCAAGCCCCCGTTGCCGATAGCAGCTACGCCGCCAAAATGCGCGCCCCGGGCGTGCAAATGGTTACCATTGATGGCAAGTACAAAGTTTGGACGCAGCGCGTGGGCCAAGGCAAGATTAAGCTGCTGGTGCTGCACGGCGGCCCCGGCAACACCCACGAGTACTTCGAGAATTTTCCGGAGCACTTGGCCAACGAAGGGGTAGAGCTGTACTACTACGACCAGCTCAACTCGTACCACTCCGACAAAACCCCGGACAAAGACGTGTGGCAAATTGCCCGCTTTGTGGAAGAAGTAGAGCAAGTACGCCAAGCCCTAGGTCTGGAAAGCTTTTACCTGCTGGGGCACTCGTGGGGCGGCATGCTGGCCCTTGAGTACGCCAGCAAATACCCGCAGCACCTCAAAGGCCTGATTACCTCCAACATCGGCTACAAGGCCACGGTATTCAACAAACACCGCTATAGCCAGTACGCCGACATTATTCGGCGCAACGCGGCCAAAGAGGGCAAAACCATAGCCGGCCTCGATACGATGGGCCTCGTGGCGCTTTCGCCGTACATCACCCCGGCCGTAACCAAGGAGTTTCGGAGCCTGCACATGATGCGCTTGCCGCAGGAGCCGCCCACGTTTACGCGCAGCCAAGCGCACATCACCCGCACCTATGCCGGCTACTTTATGCCCTACATGCTGGCCTGGGATTTCAGCCAGCGGCTGGCCAGCATCAAGCCGCCTACGCTTGTCATCGGCTCGAAACACGACTTTGTGCCGGTGGCCGACATCGAGTTTATGCAGCGGCGCATCCCCAACAGCCAGCGCTACATTTGCCCCGAAGGCTCGCACTACGCCATGTGGGACGACCCCAAGCACTACTTCCCGGCCCTGATTAAGTTCTTGCGCAAAACCGAGCGCAAAGGCTAG
- a CDS encoding enoyl-ACP reductase FabI yields MANNLLAGKRGIIFGALNEQSIAWKVAQRCHEEGATFVLSNAPLAMRMGEINKLAEQCNAPIIAADATIVEDLEKVFSGAVEQLGGKIDFVLHSIGMSPNIRKGKHYGELNYDWFQKTLDISALSFHKMLHVAEKQDALNEWGSVVALSYIAAQRAFLDYTDMSQAKAVLESIARSYGQRLGTQKKVRVNTISQSPTKTTAGTGISGFDAFYEYADRLSPLGNAPAEACADYCVSLFSDLTRYVTMQNLMHDGGFSTTGISEAMVEAITHATKEA; encoded by the coding sequence ATGGCCAACAACCTACTTGCCGGCAAGCGCGGCATCATCTTCGGTGCGCTCAACGAACAATCTATTGCCTGGAAGGTAGCCCAGCGCTGCCACGAAGAAGGCGCTACGTTTGTGCTCAGCAACGCGCCCCTCGCCATGCGCATGGGCGAAATCAACAAGCTGGCCGAGCAGTGCAATGCTCCGATCATTGCGGCCGATGCCACTATTGTTGAAGACCTAGAGAAAGTATTCAGCGGCGCGGTGGAGCAACTGGGCGGCAAAATCGACTTCGTGCTGCACTCCATCGGCATGAGCCCGAACATCCGCAAAGGCAAGCATTACGGAGAGCTGAACTACGACTGGTTCCAGAAGACGCTCGACATCTCGGCGCTGTCGTTCCACAAGATGCTGCACGTGGCCGAGAAGCAGGACGCCCTGAACGAGTGGGGCTCGGTAGTAGCCCTGTCGTACATCGCGGCCCAGCGCGCTTTCCTCGACTACACCGATATGTCGCAGGCCAAGGCCGTGCTCGAGAGTATTGCCCGTAGCTACGGCCAGCGCCTAGGTACCCAAAAGAAGGTGCGCGTAAACACCATCTCGCAGTCGCCCACCAAAACCACGGCCGGCACCGGCATTAGCGGCTTCGACGCTTTTTACGAGTACGCCGACCGCCTCTCGCCGCTGGGCAACGCCCCGGCCGAGGCTTGCGCCGATTACTGCGTATCGCTGTTCTCGGACCTGACCCGTTACGTAACCATGCAAAACCTGATGCATGACGGTGGCTTCAGCACCACAGGTATTTCGGAGGCCATGGTGGAGGCCATTACCCACGCTACCAAGGAAGCTTAA
- a CDS encoding ACT domain-containing protein: MPGQTNLAELLRTLRPALQPGTYVFCTVRSLSGINPDDVLCLFREQEGLTVILPQTAADALGLPYTFVARWISLTVHSALEAVGLTAAFATALTQAGISCNVVAAYYHDHLFVPTADAERALDVLRQLSAGAALGGQRP, encoded by the coding sequence ATGCCCGGCCAAACCAACCTTGCTGAGCTGCTCCGCACCCTCCGGCCGGCCCTGCAGCCCGGCACCTACGTATTTTGCACCGTGCGCAGCCTCAGCGGCATCAACCCCGACGATGTATTGTGCCTGTTCCGCGAGCAGGAGGGCCTCACCGTAATTCTGCCGCAAACCGCCGCCGATGCCCTAGGTCTCCCCTACACCTTCGTGGCCCGCTGGATTAGCCTTACTGTGCATTCGGCGCTCGAGGCCGTAGGCCTTACGGCGGCTTTTGCCACGGCGCTTACGCAAGCCGGCATCAGCTGCAACGTGGTAGCGGCTTATTACCACGACCACCTGTTTGTGCCCACTGCCGATGCCGAGCGCGCCCTCGATGTGTTGCGGCAGCTATCGGCCGGGGCAGCCCTAGGTGGGCAGCGGCCGTAA
- a CDS encoding class I SAM-dependent methyltransferase, which translates to MDQYALTFDAFDKMAQAYQDRYMELDLYNDSYDAFCALLPQPHARILELGCGPGNITRYLLAQRPDYRITATDVAPAMVQLARQNNPAASCQVLDCRALDQLTEQYEGIVCGFCLPYLSQADCAKLLRDCAARLTDVGVLYLSAIEGDYAQSGFESSSNGQHKAYVYYHQAAYLQEQLASNGFAVVKLMRKHFGKPDGTPSVHLIMVARKAPAA; encoded by the coding sequence ATGGATCAGTACGCCTTAACCTTCGATGCCTTCGATAAGATGGCGCAGGCATACCAGGATCGGTACATGGAGCTTGATTTGTACAACGACTCCTACGATGCGTTTTGCGCCCTGCTGCCCCAGCCCCACGCGCGCATTCTGGAACTGGGTTGCGGCCCCGGCAACATTACGCGCTACCTGCTGGCCCAGCGGCCCGACTACCGCATTACCGCTACCGATGTGGCGCCGGCCATGGTACAATTGGCTCGGCAAAACAACCCCGCGGCCAGCTGCCAAGTGCTCGATTGCCGCGCGCTCGACCAATTAACCGAGCAATACGAGGGCATTGTGTGCGGCTTTTGCCTGCCCTACCTCTCGCAAGCCGATTGCGCCAAGCTGCTACGCGACTGCGCCGCCCGCCTGACCGACGTGGGCGTGCTGTACCTCAGCGCCATCGAGGGCGACTATGCCCAATCGGGCTTCGAAAGCTCGAGCAACGGGCAGCACAAGGCCTACGTGTACTACCACCAGGCAGCCTACCTGCAGGAGCAGCTTGCCAGCAACGGGTTTGCCGTGGTGAAGCTGATGCGCAAGCACTTCGGCAAGCCCGATGGCACGCCCTCGGTGCACCTGATTATGGTTGCCCGGAAAGCCCCCGCGGCCTAG
- a CDS encoding FkbM family methyltransferase produces the protein MKKVILKLLMQSMKLIKWDYYRYIVLKPLFKLNHQNLHGFTSLFNDRFFVYKVNDKFLPSQALHWPITYKGFEDWCDSTALYGYEVKEGDFVLDIGAGMGEEILVLSNRVGQTGKIYAIEANPKVYNVLQTIVKKNCLNNVELHNIAISSADEDISLIDDADSYLAGSIQQNNGNNGYIVQGKRVDTFFKERDINKIDLLKSNIEGAERFVVDSISKDNLKKIKRVAISCHDFRYRVDGNEFYKTKEYISDFLINNGFEITCQKSGIGHIDDYVYGVNKFYSPV, from the coding sequence ATGAAAAAGGTCATACTAAAACTATTGATGCAGTCGATGAAGCTGATTAAATGGGATTACTATAGGTACATAGTATTGAAGCCATTATTTAAGCTTAATCATCAGAACTTACATGGATTTACTAGTTTATTTAATGATAGATTCTTTGTTTATAAAGTAAATGATAAATTTCTTCCTTCACAGGCATTGCACTGGCCAATTACATATAAAGGTTTTGAAGATTGGTGTGACTCAACTGCGCTCTACGGGTACGAGGTAAAAGAGGGTGATTTTGTACTGGATATAGGCGCGGGTATGGGTGAAGAGATACTGGTTCTTTCAAACAGAGTGGGGCAAACTGGCAAAATATATGCAATCGAAGCTAACCCCAAAGTGTATAATGTTTTGCAGACGATAGTCAAGAAAAATTGTTTAAATAACGTTGAGTTGCATAATATCGCCATTAGTTCAGCTGATGAAGATATTAGCCTGATTGATGATGCTGATTCGTACTTGGCGGGGTCAATTCAGCAAAATAATGGAAATAATGGCTATATAGTGCAAGGCAAACGAGTAGATACGTTCTTTAAAGAACGTGATATTAACAAAATTGATTTGTTGAAGTCAAATATTGAAGGAGCAGAGAGATTTGTTGTCGATTCAATTTCAAAAGACAATCTCAAGAAGATTAAAAGAGTGGCTATTTCGTGTCATGACTTTAGGTATCGAGTTGATGGCAATGAATTCTATAAAACCAAAGAATATATATCTGATTTCTTAATAAATAATGGATTTGAGATAACCTGTCAAAAATCAGGGATAGGGCATATTGATGATTACGTTTACGGAGTTAATAAATTTTATTCTCCTGTCTGA
- a CDS encoding carboxy terminal-processing peptidase produces MAFRSSLSLYSALLPGFLFFMPPGSERLAGDVPPQKKEILLSTVVQGLALAHVQPTQLDDELSRRVYALYLKRLDGSKKFLLQPDVKQLEAYEKLIDNEIKQGKHAFLDLSTKLIDQRTREAQLLYRELLSTPFEFTANETFETDSDKLGYPADEAARRDMWRRLLKYQTMVRVAEMMDEQDRQQTKSLASTKAEPSGAVISKPVRTPAQMEAEARKQVLKYYDERFQDLLQTDEADRLAEFANTVANTFDPHSEYFAPQDKTNFDLAVTGRLEGTGAQLSERDGQIVVAYIVPGSAAYRQGELKAGDVIQRVAQGAAEPVAVDGMRFDKVVGLIRGKKGTEVRLTVKKPDATVKVVPIIRDVVVIEETYAQSAVINEGGKKFGYILLPSFYADFNQSGGRNSAEDVKKELLKLKAENVQGVVLDLRFNGGGSLYDAAEMAGLFMESGPMVQVKGRQRTPEVVTDPDPKVQYGGPLVVLVNRYSASASEILAGAIQDYKRGIVLGNTTYGKGTVQRVFELDNIMNPELAALKPFGSLKMTIQKYYRVNGASTQFKGVTPDIVVPDAYSTLAEGEQDTDYPLPWDEIAPANYRPWPAAPPVAKLAAASKQRVASNQAFGLLTDAVQNMAKREKVTLASLNLATYRAEQKALQEATERYKQVQQQAPVLAVAPLGAATSADSVQNNRTNRFVQPLRKDLTLREAVAVLSDEV; encoded by the coding sequence ATGGCGTTTCGATCTTCCCTAAGTCTGTACTCGGCTTTGCTGCCGGGCTTTCTGTTTTTTATGCCTCCGGGCTCGGAGCGCCTTGCCGGCGATGTACCGCCCCAGAAAAAAGAGATTTTACTGAGCACGGTAGTGCAAGGCCTGGCCCTGGCCCACGTGCAGCCCACGCAGCTCGACGACGAACTCTCGCGGCGGGTGTACGCGCTGTACCTCAAGCGCCTCGACGGCAGCAAGAAATTTTTGCTGCAGCCCGATGTGAAGCAGCTGGAAGCCTACGAAAAGCTCATCGACAACGAAATCAAGCAAGGCAAGCACGCATTTCTCGACCTCAGCACCAAGCTCATCGATCAGCGCACCCGCGAGGCGCAGCTGCTGTACCGCGAGCTGCTGAGCACGCCCTTCGAGTTCACGGCCAACGAAACTTTCGAAACCGACTCCGATAAACTTGGCTACCCAGCCGACGAAGCCGCCCGCCGCGACATGTGGCGCCGCCTGCTGAAGTACCAAACCATGGTGCGCGTGGCCGAAATGATGGACGAGCAAGACCGGCAGCAAACGAAGTCGCTGGCCTCTACCAAAGCAGAGCCCTCCGGTGCGGTTATCTCGAAGCCGGTGCGTACGCCCGCCCAAATGGAAGCCGAAGCCCGCAAGCAAGTGCTCAAGTACTACGACGAGCGTTTCCAGGACCTGCTGCAAACCGACGAAGCCGACCGCTTGGCCGAGTTTGCCAACACCGTGGCCAACACCTTCGACCCGCACTCCGAGTACTTTGCGCCGCAGGATAAAACGAACTTCGACCTGGCCGTAACGGGCCGCCTCGAGGGCACCGGCGCGCAACTCAGCGAGCGTGATGGCCAGATTGTGGTGGCTTACATTGTGCCCGGTTCGGCCGCGTACCGCCAGGGCGAGCTGAAGGCCGGCGACGTGATTCAGCGCGTGGCCCAAGGCGCCGCCGAGCCCGTGGCCGTGGATGGCATGCGCTTCGATAAAGTGGTGGGCCTGATTCGGGGCAAGAAGGGCACCGAAGTGCGCCTGACGGTGAAAAAGCCCGACGCTACCGTGAAGGTCGTTCCGATTATCCGCGACGTGGTGGTGATTGAGGAAACCTACGCGCAATCGGCCGTTATCAACGAGGGCGGTAAGAAGTTTGGCTACATTTTGCTGCCCAGCTTCTACGCCGACTTCAACCAGAGCGGCGGCCGCAACTCGGCCGAAGACGTGAAAAAGGAGCTGCTGAAGCTGAAGGCCGAAAACGTGCAGGGCGTGGTGCTCGATTTGCGCTTCAACGGCGGCGGCTCGCTCTACGACGCCGCCGAAATGGCCGGCTTGTTTATGGAAAGCGGCCCCATGGTGCAGGTGAAGGGCCGGCAGCGCACCCCCGAAGTCGTAACCGACCCCGACCCAAAAGTGCAGTACGGCGGCCCGCTGGTGGTGCTAGTAAACCGCTACAGCGCCTCGGCCTCGGAAATTCTGGCCGGTGCCATTCAGGATTACAAGCGCGGCATTGTGCTCGGCAACACCACCTACGGCAAGGGCACGGTGCAGCGCGTGTTCGAGCTGGATAACATCATGAACCCCGAACTGGCGGCCCTCAAGCCCTTCGGCTCGCTCAAGATGACCATTCAGAAATACTACCGCGTAAACGGCGCTTCCACGCAGTTCAAGGGCGTAACGCCCGACATTGTGGTACCCGATGCCTACAGCACCCTGGCCGAAGGCGAGCAAGACACCGATTACCCGCTGCCATGGGATGAAATTGCGCCGGCCAACTACCGTCCGTGGCCGGCGGCGCCGCCCGTGGCCAAGCTGGCCGCGGCCAGCAAGCAGCGCGTAGCTTCCAACCAAGCTTTTGGCCTGCTCACCGATGCCGTGCAAAACATGGCCAAGCGCGAAAAGGTAACGCTGGCCTCGCTGAACCTCGCCACCTACCGCGCCGAGCAGAAAGCCTTGCAAGAAGCCACCGAACGTTACAAGCAAGTGCAGCAGCAAGCCCCCGTGCTGGCCGTGGCGCCCCTAGGTGCTGCCACCTCTGCGGATAGCGTGCAGAACAACCGCACCAACCGCTTTGTGCAGCCCTTGCGCAAGGATCTGACCCTGCGCGAAGCCGTGGCCGTGCTCAGCGACGAGGTGTAA
- a CDS encoding M28 family metallopeptidase encodes MQKLVYLAVAYGLSTAAPALAQQAEKVDQAMIAKIKDEGLNRSQVMKTAFYLTDVCGPRLANSEGLKRANEWTQKQMAQWGLVNAKVEPWGDFGRGWDIEKSYVAMTAPYYHNMIGAPKAWTPGTNGAIKKQIVLVKATTEADLDKYKGQLRDKIVLTEVASEPKTTFAADAKRYTDEELQKMAAPAEARPARQNNDEAMAAYRARLALRTKMAELFMQEGAAAVLSTRGGSHGTFFTSNGAPYAADAKPVLPEIEMSPEDQLRLIRLVEAGIAVEVEMDTKTKFQTQDLKGYNVVAEIPGTDKKLKNEVVMLGAHIDSWHAATGATDNAAGCAVMMEAVRILKAVGAKPRRTIRIALWGEEEQGLHGSRNYVKNNFGDPATMKLLPAHEKLAGYFNLDNGSGKIRGIYAQGNEGVQPIFAEWLKPFADMGATTVTPRNTGGTDHLAFDAVGLPGFQFIQDGLDYNTRTHHTNQDTYERLQPDDLKQASIIVATFVYNTAMRDQKLPRKALPQAPQPKS; translated from the coding sequence ATGCAAAAACTCGTGTACCTGGCCGTTGCCTACGGCCTCAGCACGGCCGCGCCGGCGCTGGCCCAGCAAGCCGAAAAGGTCGATCAGGCTATGATTGCCAAAATCAAGGACGAAGGCCTGAACCGCTCGCAGGTGATGAAAACCGCCTTTTACCTCACCGACGTGTGCGGCCCGCGCCTAGCCAACTCCGAAGGCCTGAAGCGCGCCAACGAGTGGACGCAAAAGCAGATGGCCCAATGGGGCCTCGTGAACGCGAAGGTGGAGCCTTGGGGCGACTTCGGCCGCGGCTGGGACATTGAGAAATCGTACGTGGCCATGACGGCGCCGTACTACCACAACATGATTGGCGCGCCCAAAGCCTGGACGCCCGGTACCAACGGCGCCATCAAAAAGCAGATTGTGCTGGTGAAGGCCACCACCGAAGCCGACCTCGACAAGTACAAAGGCCAGCTGCGCGATAAAATTGTGCTGACGGAAGTAGCCTCGGAGCCGAAAACCACCTTCGCCGCCGACGCCAAGCGCTACACCGACGAGGAGCTGCAGAAAATGGCCGCTCCGGCCGAAGCCCGCCCCGCCCGCCAAAACAACGACGAGGCCATGGCCGCTTACCGCGCCCGCCTGGCGCTGCGCACCAAAATGGCCGAGCTGTTTATGCAAGAAGGTGCCGCTGCCGTACTCAGCACCCGCGGCGGTTCGCACGGCACGTTCTTCACCTCCAACGGGGCGCCCTACGCCGCCGATGCCAAGCCCGTGCTGCCCGAAATCGAGATGTCGCCCGAAGACCAGCTGCGCCTGATTCGCCTGGTGGAAGCGGGCATTGCGGTGGAGGTGGAAATGGACACCAAAACCAAGTTTCAGACCCAGGATTTGAAGGGCTACAACGTGGTGGCTGAAATACCCGGCACCGACAAAAAGCTCAAGAACGAAGTGGTAATGCTCGGCGCCCACATCGACTCGTGGCACGCTGCTACCGGCGCTACCGACAACGCCGCTGGCTGCGCCGTGATGATGGAAGCCGTACGCATCCTGAAAGCCGTGGGCGCCAAGCCGCGTCGTACCATCCGCATTGCGCTGTGGGGCGAAGAGGAGCAGGGCCTGCACGGCTCGCGCAACTACGTGAAAAACAACTTCGGCGACCCCGCTACCATGAAACTGCTGCCCGCCCACGAAAAGCTGGCCGGCTACTTCAACCTCGATAACGGCTCGGGCAAAATCCGCGGCATCTACGCGCAAGGCAACGAGGGGGTGCAGCCCATTTTTGCCGAGTGGCTGAAGCCCTTCGCCGACATGGGCGCTACCACCGTTACGCCCCGCAACACCGGCGGCACCGACCACCTCGCCTTCGATGCCGTGGGCCTGCCCGGCTTCCAGTTTATTCAGGACGGCCTCGACTACAACACCCGCACCCACCACACCAACCAGGACACCTACGAGCGCCTGCAACCCGACGACCTGAAGCAGGCCTCAATAATCGTGGCCACGTTTGTGTACAACACCGCCATGCGCGACCAAAAGCTGCCGCGCAAAGCCCTGCCGCAAGCTCCCCAGCCCAAGTCGTAG
- a CDS encoding TerB family tellurite resistance protein, with the protein MQHPKELEELLDTQQKKLAFFQNLVLVAAADGRLDKGEGDFLVQIGNRLGLKPDDVKPIADNLGVLSFIVASEGLQRTLELQTLVQMMLQDGEIDPREYGLCLEYAHRIGYGKDILDDMVTQLAGGAPAATPRNPPTVS; encoded by the coding sequence ATGCAGCATCCGAAAGAGCTTGAAGAACTGCTCGATACCCAACAAAAGAAACTGGCCTTTTTCCAGAACCTCGTGCTGGTAGCCGCCGCCGACGGCCGCCTCGACAAAGGCGAGGGCGACTTTTTGGTACAGATTGGCAACCGTTTGGGGCTCAAGCCCGACGATGTAAAACCCATTGCCGACAACCTCGGGGTGCTGAGCTTTATTGTGGCCTCCGAAGGCCTGCAGCGTACCCTCGAGCTGCAAACCCTGGTGCAGATGATGCTGCAAGACGGCGAAATCGACCCGCGCGAGTACGGCCTGTGCCTGGAGTACGCCCACCGCATCGGCTACGGCAAGGACATTCTCGACGACATGGTAACCCAACTGGCCGGCGGCGCGCCGGCTGCTACCCCGCGCAACCCGCCCACGGTAAGCTAA
- a CDS encoding D-2-hydroxyacid dehydrogenase has product MHLYVYTLLDDTLRSRLRAQLPADVQVFFRNELPDEQQLPSFQSANVILGNPPAAWFADAPPPALQFWQIDSSGFEQYTGLQLPVPVANMGDYFAWPCAESIVAGIMALYRNLPQLALLQAEKRWVGPPVRANMQLMRHKRVVVLGAGYIGLAVRQQLSGFGCHTQLLARTSPEAQLRSPKELKAVLPDIDLVINCLPGTAEGFYSAELIAAMQPGSVYASVGRGNTTDEPALIAALQTGHLGGAVLDVTAVEPLPVDNPLWSMPNVILTQHSAGGQPDEDGGKVDMILLNLGRFRNGEPLESLVDVARGY; this is encoded by the coding sequence ATGCACCTGTACGTTTACACCCTGCTCGACGACACGCTTCGCTCCCGCCTTCGGGCGCAGCTTCCCGCCGACGTGCAGGTATTCTTCCGCAACGAGCTACCCGACGAGCAGCAGTTGCCCAGCTTTCAGTCGGCCAACGTAATCTTGGGCAACCCGCCGGCCGCTTGGTTTGCCGATGCTCCCCCGCCCGCGCTGCAGTTCTGGCAAATTGATTCGTCGGGCTTCGAGCAGTACACCGGCTTGCAGCTGCCCGTGCCCGTGGCCAACATGGGCGACTACTTTGCCTGGCCTTGCGCCGAAAGCATAGTGGCCGGCATTATGGCGCTGTACCGCAACCTGCCGCAACTGGCGCTGCTGCAGGCCGAAAAGCGTTGGGTGGGCCCGCCCGTACGCGCCAACATGCAGCTCATGCGCCACAAGCGCGTGGTTGTGCTAGGTGCCGGCTACATCGGCCTGGCGGTGCGGCAACAGCTGTCGGGCTTTGGCTGCCACACGCAGCTGTTGGCCCGCACCAGCCCCGAGGCCCAGCTCCGCTCGCCCAAAGAGTTAAAAGCCGTGTTGCCCGACATTGATTTAGTTATCAACTGCCTACCCGGCACTGCCGAAGGCTTTTATTCCGCCGAGCTAATTGCGGCCATGCAGCCCGGCAGCGTGTACGCCAGCGTAGGCCGCGGCAACACCACCGACGAGCCCGCCCTTATTGCCGCCTTGCAGACTGGCCACCTAGGCGGCGCCGTGCTAGATGTAACCGCCGTGGAGCCCCTGCCCGTGGACAACCCGCTCTGGAGCATGCCCAACGTCATCCTTACCCAGCACTCCGCCGGCGGCCAACCCGATGAGGATGGTGGCAAGGTGGATATGATTCTGCTGAACCTAGGGCGCTTCCGAAATGGCGAGCCGCTGGAGAGTTTGGTGGATGTGGCGCGGGGGTATTAA